In Candidatus Defluviibacterium haderslevense, the following are encoded in one genomic region:
- a CDS encoding transcriptional regulator, whose amino-acid sequence MKKFIHKINKAFENRVRLSIMALLMIHEELSFNQLKEWLEVSDGNLASHIQALEKAEYLIVLKQFIDKKPNTSYKVTKKGKKEFKEHIDAIEQLIKDI is encoded by the coding sequence ATGAAAAAATTTATTCATAAAATCAATAAAGCTTTTGAAAATAGAGTTCGATTAAGCATAATGGCGTTGCTCATGATTCATGAAGAACTTAGTTTTAATCAATTGAAGGAATGGCTAGAAGTGAGTGATGGAAATTTAGCCAGCCATATTCAGGCATTAGAGAAAGCAGAATACCTTATAGTGCTCAAACAATTTATTGATAAAAAGCCAAACACGTCGTATAAGGTTACGAAAAAAGGGAAAAAAGAGTTCAAGGAACATATCGATGCTATTGAACAATTAATCAAGGATATATGA